In Treponema primitia ZAS-2, a genomic segment contains:
- the selD gene encoding selenide, water dikinase SelD: MGKNAESLLSKGLLSSCTSGGCGAKIESDGLAKLLAALPVSKDKQLLVGYDTSDDAAVYILDEKNSLIFTADFFPPMVDDARTFGRIAAANALSDVWAMGGKPMVALNLVCFPEAMDKSILAEILAGGAEKIAEAGAVLGGGHSIYDKEPKYGLAVTGMVETAKVIRNNTPKIGHKVILTKPLGVGIVMAALRVEMVSEGALRQALASMERLNRYACESMAGFNVSACTDVTGFGLLVHALEMAGDQAAIILDPEALPLIPEAVAYANEYLLTAAGQRNRNRGSRYADLSALPFATQELLFDPQTSGGLLIAVAPDEAEALAARIREAGDESAAIIGEVAPKAEKVILFQ; this comes from the coding sequence ATGGGCAAGAACGCTGAATCGCTGCTGTCAAAAGGACTACTATCCTCCTGCACAAGCGGCGGATGCGGGGCGAAGATAGAAAGCGATGGGCTTGCCAAGCTGCTGGCGGCTCTGCCTGTAAGCAAGGACAAACAGCTCCTGGTCGGCTACGACACTTCCGATGACGCCGCAGTTTATATACTTGATGAGAAAAACTCGCTCATCTTTACTGCGGACTTTTTCCCCCCCATGGTCGATGATGCCCGCACTTTTGGGCGCATTGCCGCCGCAAACGCCCTGAGCGATGTATGGGCCATGGGCGGCAAACCCATGGTTGCCCTGAACCTAGTATGTTTTCCCGAGGCCATGGACAAAAGCATCTTGGCAGAGATACTGGCCGGGGGCGCTGAAAAAATCGCCGAGGCAGGGGCCGTATTGGGTGGAGGGCACTCGATATACGACAAGGAGCCAAAGTACGGGCTGGCCGTCACGGGCATGGTCGAGACAGCAAAGGTGATACGCAACAACACTCCAAAGATCGGGCATAAAGTAATATTGACAAAGCCCCTGGGCGTAGGGATTGTGATGGCTGCACTGCGGGTGGAGATGGTGTCTGAAGGTGCCCTTCGGCAGGCACTAGCCTCTATGGAACGGCTCAACCGCTATGCCTGCGAGAGCATGGCGGGTTTTAACGTAAGCGCCTGCACGGATGTTACCGGTTTTGGGCTGCTTGTCCATGCCCTGGAGATGGCAGGGGATCAGGCGGCAATAATACTGGACCCGGAGGCCTTGCCCCTTATCCCGGAAGCGGTGGCCTATGCAAACGAATACCTGCTGACCGCCGCAGGACAGCGCAACCGCAACCGTGGGAGCAGGTACGCCGATCTAAGCGCCCTCCCCTTTGCCACCCAGGAACTGTTATTCGATCCCCAGACATCCGGGGGACTTTTGATAGCCGTAGCTCCCGACGAGGCGGAAGCGCTTGCGGCCCGCATCAGGGAAGCCGGGGACGAAAGCGCCGCAATCATAGGGGAAGTTGCACCAAAAGCGGAAAAGGTGATACTATTCCAATAA
- a CDS encoding DUF3343 domain-containing protein codes for MESSSKELIVGFEGVAQAIMAEQALLEQGFYVRVMPMPAGIRAGCGFCLRFVPEDLERAAVFLSERGLAIREAWEKSGNEYKKIMINSTDGGTDGQER; via the coding sequence ATGGAAAGCAGCAGCAAAGAACTAATCGTCGGTTTCGAGGGTGTCGCCCAGGCCATTATGGCGGAGCAGGCGCTGTTGGAGCAGGGGTTTTATGTCCGCGTCATGCCCATGCCTGCGGGCATCAGGGCGGGATGCGGTTTTTGCCTCAGGTTTGTACCGGAAGACCTTGAACGGGCCGCCGTGTTTCTGTCAGAGCGGGGACTTGCTATAAGAGAGGCCTGGGAGAAATCGGGGAATGAATACAAGAAGATCATGATCAACAGTACGGATGGAGGAACCGATGGGCAAGAACGCTGA
- a CDS encoding permease, giving the protein MKKSAMFLLWVGAAISVSEIFTGGLLAPLGLVQGLIVIIIGHIIGTALFAGGACVSYCRKLNAMDSVAFSFGKLGGKLVALCNLVQLMGWIIILVVQAGGAIAGVFPTLPFWTVTLGLSILQIVWAVIFGTPGGRINDVAVVLLAGLCVLFFVESFGYAAGSFSISNNMSIMLGIELSIAMPVSWLPLAGDYSSKANDKIGATLMPFLGYFLGSCFMYIIGLSIVVSNGSDIFAFIASSRFRYVACGIVLLSTITTNFVAIYSAAVSSTKWIKTKNVRTSILVVGIFTLFVSVFFPVSRFELILEKFLTSITMVFVPIFTLVLLEFFMKKQKTEKPINWGQLFIVFIGIAGNWLFNKYSIFIPTVMTALLVSTLFTIKYIVGRTQARGRKNP; this is encoded by the coding sequence ATGAAAAAAAGCGCTATGTTTTTGCTATGGGTTGGGGCGGCAATTTCTGTTTCGGAAATATTTACCGGCGGTCTGCTTGCTCCCTTAGGACTTGTTCAGGGACTGATTGTAATAATTATCGGACATATAATCGGAACAGCGCTTTTTGCGGGGGGCGCGTGTGTTTCTTATTGCCGGAAACTTAATGCCATGGATAGCGTGGCTTTTTCCTTTGGTAAACTCGGAGGAAAATTAGTCGCCCTGTGCAATTTGGTACAACTTATGGGCTGGATTATTATTTTAGTTGTACAGGCAGGAGGCGCTATTGCCGGTGTATTTCCAACCCTGCCTTTCTGGACAGTAACACTGGGGTTGTCTATACTTCAAATAGTATGGGCCGTGATTTTCGGCACTCCCGGAGGCCGCATAAACGATGTGGCGGTTGTTCTCCTGGCAGGGCTTTGTGTTTTATTTTTCGTTGAATCATTTGGATACGCCGCCGGTTCCTTTTCCATTTCAAATAACATGAGCATAATGTTAGGAATAGAATTGTCCATAGCCATGCCGGTTTCCTGGCTGCCCTTGGCCGGAGACTATTCCTCCAAAGCAAATGACAAAATTGGCGCTACTCTAATGCCCTTTCTTGGATATTTTTTGGGAAGCTGCTTTATGTATATCATCGGGCTTTCCATTGTCGTTTCAAACGGGAGTGATATTTTTGCTTTCATCGCATCAAGCAGGTTTCGATATGTCGCCTGCGGCATAGTTTTACTGTCTACTATAACCACTAACTTTGTCGCTATTTATTCCGCAGCCGTTTCATCAACAAAATGGATAAAAACCAAAAACGTAAGGACATCAATTCTAGTTGTTGGAATATTTACATTATTTGTTTCTGTGTTTTTTCCGGTCAGCCGCTTTGAGCTAATACTGGAAAAATTTCTTACCTCTATCACCATGGTATTTGTGCCGATATTTACCCTTGTTTTACTTGAGTTCTTCATGAAAAAACAAAAGACTGAAAAACCCATCAATTGGGGACAGTTGTTTATTGTGTTTATCGGCATAGCCGGTAATTGGCTGTTTAATAAATACAGTATTTTCATCCCTACGGTTATGACTGCCTTGCTGGTTTCAACATTATTTACCATTAAATATATCGTTGGAAGAACTCAAGCAAGGGGTAGAAAAAACCCTTGA
- the fdhF gene encoding formate dehydrogenase subunit alpha — protein sequence MAVKEVQTTCAYCGAGCQLLFTVDQDVNKILDVHPVQGRTNEGTACLKGWYGWDYLNDPQIISKRLTKPMMRKGGKNSPLEEVEWDEAIAYTAGRLMEIKAKYGPNSIMGTGSARGSGNESNYIMQKFMRAAVGTNNVDHCARIUHAPSVAGLQYSLGSGAMTMGVPEIEDASLLFVFGYNGADSHPIVARRIVRAKEKGAKIICVDPRIIETARIADMHLQLKGGSNLLLVNALANVILEEGLCDYNFIEQHANGFDEFKEIVKKYTPESVAAQTQIPAEDIRAAARMYATSGRSMILYGMGVCQFGQAVDVVKGLANLAIMTGNLGRPSTGIGPVRGQNNVQGACDMGALPNVYPGYQSVAVPAIQEKFEKAWGVKLSDKPGITLTVVPHHVLHEKDPTKQIHAYYIMGEDPVQSDPDSAEVRESLEKCDFVVMQDIYMNKTGQYADVLLPATGWCEHDSVFSCCDRGFQKARKVIEPSGDVKNDWEIISLISTAMGYPMKYNNTVEIWNELIDLCPSFAGATDEKLEKNLSIQWPCRDKGPNDLGTVYLHKDGKFANADGKANFFATEWRPPQELENNEYPLTLCTVREVGHYSVRTMTGNCRTLRNLEDEPGWVQISARDAEKLGIKHQELVRISSKRGSVITRANITSRVKKGAVYMTYQWWVGACNELTNSTLDPISKTPEYKYCACKVEKLPDQKAAWDDVNKTLADLRNKMFISVAREGVSG from the coding sequence ATGGCGGTAAAAGAAGTCCAGACCACCTGCGCGTATTGCGGCGCCGGTTGCCAGCTATTGTTTACGGTAGACCAGGATGTGAACAAGATCCTCGATGTGCATCCCGTTCAAGGCAGAACCAACGAGGGCACGGCGTGCCTGAAGGGCTGGTACGGCTGGGATTACCTCAACGACCCCCAGATTATTTCTAAAAGGCTCACCAAGCCCATGATGCGCAAGGGCGGCAAAAATAGCCCTCTGGAAGAGGTGGAATGGGACGAAGCCATTGCCTATACCGCGGGCCGGCTCATGGAAATCAAGGCAAAATACGGCCCCAACTCCATTATGGGCACCGGCTCGGCCCGGGGCTCGGGCAACGAGTCCAACTATATCATGCAAAAATTCATGCGCGCAGCGGTGGGCACTAACAATGTCGACCACTGCGCGCGTATATGACACGCTCCTTCTGTAGCGGGTCTACAGTATTCACTAGGTTCAGGCGCTATGACCATGGGAGTGCCTGAAATAGAAGATGCATCTCTCTTATTTGTTTTCGGCTATAACGGCGCCGATTCCCACCCCATAGTTGCCCGCCGCATTGTGCGCGCCAAGGAGAAGGGCGCCAAGATAATCTGCGTGGATCCCCGGATTATCGAAACCGCCCGCATTGCGGATATGCACCTCCAACTGAAAGGCGGCTCAAATCTCCTCTTGGTCAACGCCCTGGCCAATGTCATCCTGGAAGAAGGGCTCTGCGACTATAACTTTATAGAACAGCACGCCAATGGATTTGACGAGTTTAAGGAAATTGTAAAGAAATACACCCCCGAAAGCGTGGCCGCCCAGACCCAGATTCCCGCTGAGGACATCAGGGCAGCTGCCCGTATGTATGCCACTAGCGGCCGCTCCATGATCCTCTACGGCATGGGTGTCTGCCAGTTCGGGCAGGCTGTGGATGTGGTCAAGGGCCTGGCCAACCTGGCTATCATGACCGGCAACCTGGGCCGCCCCTCCACGGGCATTGGCCCGGTGCGGGGCCAGAACAATGTCCAGGGCGCCTGCGATATGGGCGCCTTGCCCAACGTGTATCCCGGCTACCAAAGCGTTGCCGTCCCGGCGATACAGGAAAAATTCGAAAAAGCCTGGGGTGTCAAACTGTCTGACAAGCCCGGCATCACCCTGACCGTGGTGCCCCACCATGTGCTGCACGAAAAGGACCCCACCAAGCAAATCCACGCCTATTACATCATGGGTGAAGACCCGGTCCAGTCCGACCCGGATTCGGCGGAAGTGCGGGAGTCCCTGGAAAAATGCGACTTTGTGGTGATGCAGGACATTTATATGAACAAAACCGGCCAGTACGCCGATGTCCTGCTGCCGGCCACAGGCTGGTGCGAACATGACTCGGTCTTTTCCTGCTGCGACCGGGGTTTTCAGAAGGCCCGCAAGGTCATTGAGCCCTCAGGGGATGTGAAGAACGACTGGGAAATCATCAGCTTGATTTCCACCGCCATGGGCTACCCCATGAAATATAACAACACCGTGGAAATCTGGAACGAACTGATCGATCTTTGCCCCAGCTTTGCCGGCGCCACCGACGAGAAGCTCGAAAAGAACCTCTCCATCCAGTGGCCCTGCCGGGACAAGGGACCGAACGATTTGGGCACAGTCTACCTGCACAAGGACGGCAAGTTCGCCAATGCCGATGGGAAGGCCAACTTTTTCGCCACCGAATGGCGGCCACCCCAGGAGCTGGAAAACAATGAGTATCCCCTTACCCTGTGCACGGTCCGCGAAGTGGGCCACTATTCGGTGCGCACCATGACCGGCAACTGCCGGACCCTCCGCAACCTTGAGGACGAGCCAGGCTGGGTACAGATTTCGGCGCGGGATGCGGAAAAGCTCGGTATAAAACACCAGGAACTTGTCAGGATAAGCTCAAAACGCGGCTCAGTTATTACCCGGGCCAATATTACTTCCCGGGTCAAGAAGGGCGCGGTGTATATGACCTACCAGTGGTGGGTCGGCGCCTGTAACGAACTGACCAACAGCACCCTGGACCCCATCAGCAAGACCCCGGAATACAAGTACTGCGCCTGCAAGGTGGAAAAACTTCCGGATCAAAAAGCGGCCTGGGACGATGTGAACAAGACCTTGGCGGATTTACGGAACAAGATGTTCATCAGCGTAGCACGGGAAGGCGTGTCAGGGTAA
- a CDS encoding AAA family ATPase, translated as MKGINRIRDRIEIAIEITRDSQVPILLMANPGLAKSTVVYNWARRNNYHIETLIGSRFSQEEILGFQVRAEDRETGEHYLELLPPHWYRNILEQESRQVPSVLFLDELSTAQENVQGALLQLVFERKIGNGRTLPESTLVIAAANYKQNIPFQFNIMAPILNRFCLINLSYDSNDAFLDEFLQDEAELVKDLVVFEEKEITPWQRDYLRDGLKMMFRTLFRSFEEDNRDMDKDLIYTMDINNQVYNTMYDDDSRYVYNFISGRTLWYLHKVTLSFLRKGLTIEEHGAAILNMVFGLIGLGTNTFTDTQRKAYLKNAETLYRRLYGILASRDSPGALESASSDLSAALDFTGKSAADAINEWVLFHESSVLQELLDPNLEALASHIGTAYGISPGDIERLHQRINHNKADLYTFSNDMQRLDYLIGIIEDEQKGVPIETAGDQVGGGHGALSLLRSIRDAYGPCRDEAAQLMMKNI; from the coding sequence ATGAAGGGCATCAACCGGATCCGTGACCGGATCGAAATAGCCATCGAGATTACCCGGGACAGCCAGGTCCCTATTTTGCTCATGGCCAATCCGGGGCTTGCAAAATCAACCGTGGTGTACAACTGGGCCAGACGTAACAATTACCATATAGAAACGTTGATCGGCTCACGCTTTTCCCAGGAGGAAATCCTGGGTTTTCAGGTCCGCGCCGAGGACCGTGAAACCGGCGAGCATTACCTGGAACTCCTTCCCCCCCACTGGTACCGGAATATCCTGGAACAGGAAAGCAGGCAGGTGCCTTCGGTACTGTTTCTGGACGAGTTAAGCACCGCCCAGGAAAACGTTCAGGGCGCTTTGCTCCAATTGGTGTTTGAGCGGAAAATCGGAAACGGCCGGACCCTGCCGGAATCAACCCTGGTGATCGCCGCAGCAAACTACAAGCAGAATATCCCCTTCCAGTTCAACATCATGGCCCCCATACTCAACCGCTTCTGTTTAATAAACCTGTCCTACGACAGTAATGATGCTTTTCTGGATGAATTTCTCCAGGATGAGGCGGAGCTTGTAAAAGACCTGGTTGTCTTTGAGGAAAAGGAAATTACCCCCTGGCAGCGGGACTATCTCCGGGACGGCTTAAAGATGATGTTCAGGACCCTGTTCCGTTCTTTCGAGGAAGACAACCGGGACATGGACAAGGACCTGATCTACACCATGGACATCAACAACCAGGTTTACAATACCATGTACGACGACGATTCCCGGTATGTGTACAATTTCATCTCCGGCCGCACCCTCTGGTACCTGCACAAGGTTACGCTTTCCTTCCTCCGCAAGGGCCTGACTATCGAAGAACACGGCGCCGCCATACTCAACATGGTTTTCGGCCTCATAGGGCTGGGGACCAACACTTTTACTGATACCCAGCGCAAAGCCTACCTGAAAAACGCAGAAACCCTATACCGGCGGCTCTACGGAATTCTCGCATCCCGGGATAGTCCGGGCGCCCTGGAAAGCGCATCAAGCGATCTGTCTGCAGCCCTGGACTTTACGGGGAAGAGCGCTGCCGATGCCATCAACGAATGGGTTCTCTTCCACGAATCTTCGGTGCTCCAGGAACTCCTGGACCCGAACCTGGAAGCCCTGGCCTCTCACATAGGCACCGCCTACGGCATAAGTCCCGGAGATATAGAACGGCTGCACCAGCGCATCAACCACAATAAGGCGGACCTCTACACCTTTTCCAACGATATGCAGCGCCTGGACTACCTCATCGGCATCATTGAGGACGAGCAGAAGGGTGTACCAATTGAAACCGCCGGGGACCAAGTCGGCGGCGGGCATGGCGCACTCAGCCTGCTGCGCAGTATCCGTGACGCCTACGGGCCCTGCCGGGACGAGGCGGCCCAGCTCATGATGAAAAACATCTGA
- a CDS encoding vWA domain-containing protein, which translates to MEGSWEPALYRETNKHLERLNIRISYIDAPMAALMPNVPVSFSYRAMRGEYCIYIDRKADHPTFMVRDLHEKGHILFNHFTRPRTHRQQFEEFFRRNLHTFLNRLPPERNLTSKLGSYATYIYNRFSDIAQAMEINSKLFSADRGVNSSAPRGVLEGFVFPRDGWPEGLDWMSYMSFLCTELNFFLDHIGDGPGQKIKSSDIASYNAMQAAERRIQDIQETRKTAADADSNAAYEPEIIKHGRTDNFSDTKSVNTVTELNNVKDLVRILRERSLLLKRNRLHTDILYNINRNRFGDILIPRRYRVENYNLNNICILLDVSGSVPAGFVRRVIHTIMQAEGAFNKHISRLVCWSDSLCSDTSLAGIREISSGGGTMLGAGIEYCKRYLNERSSFFIISDFQDDLNDWISAAKDLGCAKTAVGYGRMGRESSFEQWFSAIGSNASYRKNPVDIRRFVSVFDTVLLRDNLVQWAELPASANSPKKMVDSSP; encoded by the coding sequence ATGGAAGGTTCCTGGGAACCGGCCCTATACCGGGAAACCAACAAACATCTGGAGCGGCTCAATATCCGTATCAGTTATATTGACGCGCCCATGGCAGCCCTGATGCCGAATGTTCCGGTCAGTTTTTCCTACCGGGCCATGCGGGGAGAGTACTGCATTTATATCGACAGAAAAGCTGACCATCCGACGTTTATGGTCCGGGACCTTCATGAAAAGGGGCATATACTCTTTAACCACTTTACCCGTCCCCGGACCCACCGCCAGCAGTTCGAGGAATTTTTCCGCCGCAACCTCCATACCTTCCTGAACCGTCTTCCCCCAGAACGGAATTTGACCTCCAAACTGGGAAGCTATGCCACTTACATTTACAACCGCTTTTCCGATATCGCCCAGGCCATGGAGATCAACTCCAAGCTTTTTAGCGCTGACCGGGGGGTCAATTCGTCCGCCCCCCGGGGTGTGCTGGAGGGCTTTGTTTTCCCCCGGGACGGGTGGCCCGAAGGCCTGGACTGGATGAGCTACATGAGCTTCCTCTGCACGGAGCTGAACTTTTTTTTGGACCACATCGGTGATGGGCCGGGGCAAAAAATAAAGTCCAGCGACATTGCTAGCTATAACGCCATGCAGGCCGCTGAGCGGCGTATTCAGGACATCCAGGAAACCCGGAAAACCGCCGCCGATGCGGACAGTAACGCTGCCTATGAACCGGAGATTATCAAGCACGGAAGAACCGATAACTTTTCTGATACCAAATCGGTCAATACGGTTACTGAGCTAAATAACGTTAAAGACCTGGTACGGATACTGCGGGAACGGAGTCTCCTGCTGAAACGGAACCGGCTTCACACGGACATACTCTACAATATTAACCGGAATAGATTCGGTGACATCCTCATTCCCCGGCGCTACCGGGTTGAAAACTACAACCTGAACAATATCTGTATACTCCTGGATGTTTCAGGCAGCGTTCCTGCGGGCTTTGTACGGCGGGTTATCCATACCATCATGCAGGCCGAGGGGGCCTTTAACAAGCATATAAGCCGCCTGGTCTGCTGGTCCGACAGCCTCTGCTCAGACACAAGCCTGGCGGGCATTAGGGAGATCAGCTCCGGGGGTGGCACCATGCTGGGGGCTGGTATCGAATATTGTAAACGGTACCTCAACGAACGCTCCAGCTTTTTTATCATCAGCGATTTTCAGGACGATCTCAATGACTGGATCAGCGCCGCAAAGGACCTGGGCTGTGCGAAAACCGCCGTGGGCTACGGCAGGATGGGCCGGGAATCCAGCTTTGAGCAGTGGTTTTCCGCCATCGGCTCCAATGCTTCCTACCGCAAAAACCCCGTGGACATACGCCGCTTTGTTTCGGTTTTTGACACAGTGCTCCTGCGGGATAATTTGGTGCAGTGGGCGGAACTTCCGGCTTCCGCAAATTCCCCCAAAAAAATGGTTGACAGCAGCCCATAA